One segment of Nocardioides sp. QY071 DNA contains the following:
- a CDS encoding CBS domain-containing protein: MRIADVLQSKSLRDVVTISPEAGVRELLALLSEHNIGAVVVSSDGTSLDGIVSERDVVRHLHSDGTVINNVVSAIMTTEVSTCSPDDDLDEVLAVMTERRFRHIPATDGDQVVGIVSIGDLVKHKIDQLQFERDQLDNYVHQS, from the coding sequence ATGCGCATCGCTGACGTGCTCCAGTCGAAGTCGCTTCGCGACGTGGTCACCATCAGTCCCGAGGCGGGGGTCCGCGAGCTGCTCGCGCTCCTCTCGGAGCACAACATCGGTGCGGTGGTGGTGAGCTCCGACGGCACCTCGCTCGACGGGATCGTGTCCGAGCGCGACGTCGTACGCCACCTGCACAGCGACGGCACGGTCATCAACAACGTCGTCTCGGCGATCATGACCACCGAGGTGAGCACCTGCTCCCCCGACGACGACCTCGACGAGGTCCTCGCCGTGATGACCGAGCGCCGGTTCCGCCACATCCCCGCCACCGACGGCGATCAGGTGGTCGGCATCGTCAGCATCGGCGACCTGGTCAAGCACAAGATCGACCAGCTGCAGTTCGAGCGCGACCAGCTCGACAACTACGTGCATCAGAGCTAG
- a CDS encoding alpha/beta fold hydrolase has product MTARVIKSVGLTVGRTAVRTVGGAAVYGVRTGIRRTQRFPALPTLPPGRLVELPGRGETFVVDTGEPAPGAPTLLLFHGLATTSYLTWFSTLDELAASHRVVMLDQRWHGRGIVSERFSLEDCVDDAAAVLDELGIASVVAVGYSMGGALAQLFWRRHPRRTAGLVLASTAACWNESRGDAVFYPTLGRANDRFRDHFRERVREVRAGLGEDRHVGDEMSTWAWGEFRSTSAWAMPEVLGALGGFDARPWLGEIDVPTAVVVTGRDHAIATSRQRAMAAAIPGASVHETPGGHASVVFDVHRWRPVFLAAVEGVVSELARTRDTAEG; this is encoded by the coding sequence GTGACCGCTCGTGTCATCAAGTCCGTCGGCCTGACCGTCGGCCGGACCGCCGTCCGCACTGTCGGCGGCGCCGCCGTGTACGGCGTACGGACCGGCATCCGTCGTACCCAGCGCTTCCCGGCGCTGCCCACGCTGCCGCCCGGACGCCTGGTCGAGCTGCCCGGGCGGGGGGAGACCTTCGTCGTCGACACGGGGGAGCCGGCTCCCGGCGCACCGACGCTGCTGCTCTTCCACGGGCTGGCCACGACGTCGTACCTCACCTGGTTCAGCACCCTCGACGAGCTCGCGGCGAGCCATCGCGTCGTGATGCTCGACCAGCGCTGGCACGGCCGCGGCATCGTCTCGGAGCGGTTCTCCCTCGAGGACTGCGTGGACGACGCGGCCGCCGTCCTCGACGAGCTCGGCATCGCCTCGGTCGTCGCCGTCGGCTACTCCATGGGCGGCGCCCTGGCCCAGCTGTTCTGGCGCCGGCACCCCCGGCGCACGGCCGGGCTGGTGCTCGCCTCGACCGCGGCGTGCTGGAACGAGAGCCGCGGCGACGCGGTGTTCTACCCGACGCTCGGCCGGGCCAACGACCGGTTCCGCGACCACTTCCGCGAGCGGGTGCGCGAGGTGCGCGCCGGCCTCGGCGAGGACCGGCACGTCGGCGACGAGATGTCGACCTGGGCCTGGGGTGAGTTCCGCAGCACCAGCGCCTGGGCGATGCCCGAGGTGCTCGGCGCCCTCGGCGGCTTCGACGCGCGGCCCTGGCTGGGCGAGATCGACGTCCCCACCGCCGTCGTCGTCACCGGCCGCGACCACGCCATCGCGACCTCACGCCAGCGCGCCATGGCCGCCGCCATTCCCGGCGCGAGTGTCCATGAGACGCCCGGCGGCCACGCCTCGGTGGTCTTCGACGTGCACCGGTGGCGCCCGGTCTTCCTCGCCGCCGTCGAGGGCGTCGTGTCCGAGCTTGCGAGGACACGAGACACGGCCGAAGGTTGA
- a CDS encoding wax ester/triacylglycerol synthase family O-acyltransferase: MTRPAIERPAIERMAGIDAGFLYMETPSVHMHTLKIAVLEADDALTYDAFVAGMLARLKRLPPLRRRVVEVPFGLNHPVWVTQPRIDVPHHIRRHRVGGDGTMRELEQLIGMIASTPLHRDRPLWELHYCEGLEGGRVAVVGKMHHALADGAAANALLANVTDVRSAATPEAVQEEYASTDRLPSRINLLRHAWADAAAQITSIPALLLRTLLGILGVVRERRAGARSPVPVLHAPRVSFNGALTPLRSFATVTLPLAELKRVRAQHRAAGLEVTLNDIVLAITSGALRRWMAEHDERPASSLLAGVPVSADERDAVPRLGGNRVSNLFTTLATDVDDPVERLRTIARTTADAKRINAQLGSSILADWSQFTPPRPFAAAVRAYSRLNAASWHPAAFSAIVSNVPGPREPATVGGARLADLFSVGPLVDGIGLNVTVWSYVDRMNFSLLACPDLLPDVHVLASYLPAALAELDLEPPAAAPTLRRNPA, from the coding sequence GTGACCCGCCCGGCGATCGAGCGACCAGCTATCGAGAGGATGGCGGGGATCGACGCGGGATTCCTCTACATGGAGACGCCGTCGGTCCACATGCACACGCTCAAGATCGCGGTGCTCGAGGCCGACGACGCCCTGACGTACGACGCATTCGTGGCCGGCATGCTCGCCCGCCTCAAGCGGCTGCCACCGCTGCGCCGCCGTGTCGTCGAGGTGCCGTTCGGGCTCAACCACCCGGTGTGGGTGACCCAGCCGCGGATCGACGTACCTCACCACATCCGGCGCCACCGTGTCGGCGGTGACGGCACCATGCGCGAGCTGGAGCAGCTCATCGGCATGATCGCCAGCACCCCGCTGCACCGCGACCGGCCGCTGTGGGAGCTGCACTACTGCGAGGGACTCGAGGGCGGCCGGGTCGCCGTCGTCGGCAAGATGCACCACGCCCTCGCCGACGGAGCCGCCGCCAACGCGCTGCTCGCCAATGTCACCGACGTGCGCTCCGCGGCCACGCCGGAGGCGGTCCAGGAGGAGTACGCCTCGACCGACCGGCTGCCGAGCAGGATCAACCTGCTCCGGCACGCCTGGGCCGACGCAGCTGCCCAGATCACCTCCATCCCGGCGCTGCTGCTGCGCACCCTGCTCGGCATCCTCGGCGTGGTCCGCGAGCGGCGGGCCGGTGCGAGATCTCCGGTGCCCGTGCTGCACGCGCCCCGCGTGTCCTTCAACGGCGCCCTCACGCCGCTGCGCTCCTTCGCGACCGTCACGCTGCCGCTCGCCGAGCTCAAGCGGGTCCGGGCCCAGCACCGGGCCGCCGGCCTCGAGGTGACCCTGAACGACATCGTCCTCGCCATCACGTCGGGTGCCCTGCGCCGCTGGATGGCCGAGCACGACGAGCGGCCGGCGTCCTCGCTGCTGGCCGGCGTCCCGGTGAGCGCCGACGAGCGCGACGCCGTACCCCGTCTCGGCGGCAACCGGGTCTCCAATCTGTTCACCACCCTGGCCACCGACGTCGACGACCCGGTCGAGCGGCTGCGGACCATCGCCCGGACCACCGCCGACGCCAAGCGGATCAACGCCCAGCTCGGCTCCTCGATCCTCGCCGACTGGTCGCAGTTCACCCCGCCGCGGCCGTTCGCGGCGGCGGTGCGCGCCTACTCGCGGCTGAACGCGGCGTCCTGGCATCCCGCCGCCTTCTCCGCGATCGTTTCCAACGTCCCCGGCCCCCGCGAGCCGGCCACCGTCGGTGGCGCTCGCCTCGCCGACCTGTTCAGCGTCGGCCCCCTCGTCGACGGGATCGGGCTCAACGTCACCGTCTGGTCCTACGTCGACCGGATGAACTTCTCGCTCCTGGCCTGCCCCGACCTGCTGCCCGACGTCCACGTGCTGGCGTCGTACCTCCCCGCTGCCCTGGCCGAGCTCGACCTCGAGCCGCCCGCGGCGGCCCCCACCCTGCGAAGGAACCCCGCGTGA
- the rsgA gene encoding ribosome small subunit-dependent GTPase A gives MPRYDEHDVEHYERPRRRTRPRTKDRPTHDDAVEGLVVTVDRGRFTLLIDDRTVLAMKARPLGRKGVVVGDRVRVVGDVSGADGSLARIVEVLERSSTLRRTADDDDPVERVIVANVTQLVVVTALADPEPRPRWIDRALVAAYDGGMAPLLCLTKADLEDPETLLATYRSLGVPWEVTRRGADRAIIGLDALHDRLRGETSVLIGHSGVGKSTLVNALVPDARRETGHVNAVTGRGRHTSTSALMLPLADGDGWIIDTPGIRSFGLAHVQPEHLIEAFPDLDEMTEDCPRGCTHGEDEPECGLDEAVAAGEADPERVASFRRLLAARSVTDY, from the coding sequence ATGCCGCGGTACGACGAGCACGACGTCGAGCACTACGAGCGTCCGCGTCGTCGTACCCGCCCCCGGACCAAGGATCGCCCCACCCACGACGACGCCGTCGAGGGTCTCGTCGTCACCGTCGACCGCGGCCGGTTCACGCTGCTCATCGACGACCGCACCGTGCTGGCCATGAAGGCCCGCCCGCTGGGCCGCAAGGGCGTGGTCGTCGGCGACCGCGTGCGCGTGGTGGGCGACGTGTCCGGTGCCGACGGCTCGCTCGCGCGGATCGTGGAGGTGCTCGAGCGCAGCAGCACGCTGCGCCGTACCGCTGACGACGACGACCCGGTCGAGCGCGTCATCGTCGCCAACGTCACCCAGCTCGTCGTCGTCACCGCCCTCGCGGACCCCGAGCCCCGGCCGCGGTGGATCGACCGCGCCCTGGTGGCGGCGTACGACGGCGGGATGGCGCCGCTGCTGTGCCTCACCAAGGCGGACCTGGAGGACCCCGAGACCCTGCTGGCGACGTACCGGTCGCTGGGGGTGCCGTGGGAGGTCACCCGCCGCGGCGCCGACCGCGCGATCATCGGCCTGGACGCGCTGCACGACCGGCTGCGCGGCGAGACCAGCGTGCTGATCGGGCACAGCGGCGTCGGGAAGTCCACGCTGGTCAACGCGCTGGTCCCCGACGCGCGCCGCGAGACCGGGCACGTGAACGCGGTGACCGGTCGGGGCCGGCACACGTCGACGTCGGCGCTGATGCTGCCCCTGGCCGACGGTGACGGCTGGATCATCGACACCCCCGGCATCCGGTCGTTCGGTCTCGCGCACGTCCAGCCCGAGCACCTGATCGAGGCGTTCCCCGACCTCGACGAGATGACCGAGGACTGCCCGCGCGGCTGCACCCACGGCGAGGACGAGCCCGAGTGCGGGCTCGACGAGGCCGTGGCGGCCGGTGAAGCCGATCCGGAGCGCGTGGCCTCGTTCCGGCGGCTGCTCGCCGCGCGGTCGGTCACCGACTACTGA
- a CDS encoding DUF2231 domain-containing protein, which translates to MEINGLPLHPLAVHAAVVLAPLVALLALASLVPSWRDRLRWPLVVGAVIAIGAVVLAFVSGNSFRDANEFFSTPPSEITRQIDHHHSLALKLLWTSIGFSVVALVSGLLHPKEGALRWLLGVLLAAGAVAVIVLVALTGDAGAKAVWGGFNG; encoded by the coding sequence ATGGAGATCAACGGCCTTCCGCTGCACCCGCTCGCCGTTCACGCCGCCGTGGTGCTCGCGCCGCTCGTCGCCCTCCTCGCCCTCGCCTCCCTCGTGCCGTCCTGGCGCGACCGCCTGCGTTGGCCGCTCGTGGTCGGTGCCGTGATCGCGATCGGCGCGGTGGTGCTGGCGTTCGTCTCGGGCAACAGCTTCCGCGACGCCAACGAGTTCTTCTCGACGCCGCCCTCGGAGATCACCCGCCAGATCGACCACCACCACTCGCTGGCGCTCAAGCTGCTGTGGACCTCGATCGGGTTCAGCGTCGTCGCATTGGTCTCCGGCCTGCTCCACCCCAAGGAGGGCGCGCTGCGCTGGCTGCTCGGCGTCCTTCTCGCCGCCGGCGCGGTCGCCGTCATCGTGCTGGTCGCTCTCACCGGAGACGCGGGCGCCAAGGCGGTCTGGGGCGGCTTCAACGGTTGA
- the hisN gene encoding histidinol-phosphatase: protein MAAPDYTDDLRLAHLLADDADSLTQARFRALDLHVMSKPDLTPVTDADQAVEESIRRTLSKARSRDAVTGEEQGTSGHSQRRWIIDPIDGTKNYVRGVPVWATLISLAVDDEVVLGVVSAPALQRRWWASAGQGAWTGKSLMKATECHVSDVRRLEDASFSYSSISGWEDRGLGEDMLALMRRVWRTRAYGDFWSYMLLAEGAVDIAAEPELEVYDMAALDIIVREAGGRFTSLEGREGPWGGNALASNGHLHEAALSFLGSVSDLDDDPDWPRTGPGSVSDLRSRRHRVSDEGSDDEGDAE from the coding sequence GTGGCTGCCCCCGACTACACCGACGACCTGCGTCTGGCGCACCTGCTCGCCGACGACGCGGACTCGCTCACCCAGGCCCGGTTCCGCGCGCTCGACCTGCACGTGATGAGCAAGCCGGACCTGACGCCGGTGACCGACGCCGACCAGGCGGTCGAGGAGTCGATCCGCCGTACCCTCTCCAAGGCGCGCAGCCGCGACGCCGTCACGGGCGAGGAGCAGGGCACCTCCGGGCACTCGCAGCGACGCTGGATCATCGACCCGATCGACGGCACCAAGAACTACGTGCGCGGCGTGCCCGTGTGGGCCACGCTGATCTCGCTGGCCGTCGACGACGAGGTCGTCCTCGGCGTGGTGTCGGCGCCCGCGCTGCAGCGCCGCTGGTGGGCCTCGGCCGGCCAGGGCGCGTGGACCGGCAAGTCGCTGATGAAGGCGACCGAGTGCCACGTGTCCGACGTACGACGGCTGGAGGACGCCTCGTTCTCGTACTCCTCGATCAGCGGCTGGGAGGATCGCGGTCTCGGCGAGGACATGCTGGCGCTGATGCGCCGGGTCTGGCGGACCCGGGCGTACGGCGACTTCTGGTCCTACATGCTCCTCGCTGAGGGCGCCGTCGACATCGCGGCCGAGCCCGAGCTCGAGGTCTACGACATGGCTGCGCTCGACATCATCGTGCGCGAGGCGGGCGGCCGGTTCACCTCGCTGGAGGGCCGCGAGGGCCCGTGGGGCGGCAACGCGCTGGCCAGCAACGGACACCTCCACGAGGCCGCGCTGTCCTTCCTCGGCAGCGTCAGCGACCTCGACGACGACCCCGACTGGCCGCGTACCGGACCGGGCAGCGTGTCCGACCTGCGCTCCCGCCGGCACCGCGTGTCGGACGAGGGCAGTGACGACGAGGGCGACGCCGAGTAA
- a CDS encoding AMP-binding protein: MKAVLARLRTQLWVFRMLVTSRMLVPMSPAKYVRLARILRQQGTNATTSFALAAVRRPHGPALVDERGTLSWQDLQDRSAALAAGLLEVTGGPVETVAILCRNHRGFVDALIGSSRLGASALLLNTGFSGPQLADVMEREGARVILYDEEFAGVVADARARVDGLVELLGWTDSPVPAGVLSIDGLIAEHAGQVPPKPARRGRVVLLTSGTTGTPKGARRSGGGADELAGMLEKIPWRGEETVVVAAPMFHAWGFGQLVIAATMTCTVVTRRRFDPEATLALVEEHDASGLSVVPVMLERIMDLPAATLDRYALRSLRFVSASGSRMRPQSVTAFMDRFGDLVHNSYNATEAGQISVAQPADLRHAADTAGRAVRGTLLRVVDDAGREVGTDVVGRILVRGASPFDGYTAGASKEFIDGYMVSGDVGRLDAAGRLYVVGRDDDMIVSGGENVYPIEVEKVLGAHPAVREVVVIGVDDEAFGQRLAAYVALSGEATPDELRAHVKDRLAGYKVPRDVVLLDALPRNASGKIMVRELPGVAS; encoded by the coding sequence GTGAAGGCCGTGCTCGCCAGGCTGCGCACCCAGCTGTGGGTGTTCCGGATGCTCGTCACCAGCCGGATGCTGGTGCCGATGAGTCCGGCGAAGTACGTCCGGCTGGCGCGGATCCTGCGCCAGCAGGGCACGAACGCGACGACGAGCTTCGCCTTGGCCGCCGTACGACGCCCGCACGGCCCGGCCCTCGTCGACGAGCGCGGCACGCTGAGCTGGCAGGACCTGCAGGACCGCTCCGCCGCCCTGGCAGCGGGCCTGCTCGAGGTCACCGGCGGGCCGGTCGAGACCGTCGCGATCCTGTGCCGCAACCACCGCGGCTTCGTGGACGCGCTGATCGGCAGCTCGCGGCTCGGCGCGAGCGCGCTGCTGCTCAACACCGGTTTCTCCGGGCCGCAGCTGGCCGACGTGATGGAGCGCGAGGGAGCCCGCGTCATCCTGTACGACGAGGAGTTCGCCGGTGTCGTCGCCGACGCTCGGGCCCGGGTCGACGGGCTGGTCGAGCTCCTCGGCTGGACCGATTCCCCCGTCCCCGCGGGGGTCCTGAGCATCGACGGCCTGATCGCGGAGCACGCCGGCCAGGTGCCGCCGAAGCCGGCGCGGCGGGGGCGCGTGGTGCTGCTGACCTCCGGCACGACAGGGACGCCGAAGGGGGCGCGACGCAGTGGAGGCGGCGCGGACGAGCTGGCGGGGATGCTGGAGAAGATCCCGTGGCGCGGCGAGGAGACGGTCGTCGTCGCGGCGCCGATGTTCCACGCCTGGGGCTTCGGGCAGCTGGTCATCGCCGCGACGATGACCTGCACCGTCGTCACGCGGCGCAGGTTCGACCCCGAGGCGACCCTCGCGCTGGTCGAGGAGCACGACGCGAGCGGGCTCAGCGTCGTACCCGTCATGCTCGAGCGGATCATGGACCTGCCGGCGGCCACGCTGGACCGCTACGCGCTGCGCTCCCTGCGCTTCGTCTCGGCCAGCGGGTCGCGGATGAGGCCGCAGTCGGTGACCGCGTTCATGGACCGCTTCGGCGACCTGGTCCACAACAGCTACAACGCCACCGAGGCCGGCCAGATCAGCGTCGCCCAGCCCGCCGACCTGCGCCACGCCGCCGACACCGCGGGCCGGGCCGTGCGCGGCACCCTGCTCCGAGTGGTCGACGACGCCGGGCGTGAGGTCGGGACCGACGTGGTCGGCCGGATCCTGGTCCGCGGTGCCTCGCCGTTCGACGGCTACACCGCCGGCGCGTCCAAGGAGTTCATCGACGGCTACATGGTCAGCGGCGACGTCGGACGCCTCGACGCTGCCGGCCGGCTCTACGTCGTGGGCCGCGACGACGACATGATCGTCTCCGGTGGCGAGAACGTGTACCCGATCGAGGTCGAGAAGGTCCTCGGCGCCCACCCCGCCGTGCGCGAGGTGGTCGTCATCGGTGTGGACGACGAGGCGTTCGGCCAGCGGCTGGCGGCGTACGTCGCCCTCTCGGGGGAGGCCACTCCTGACGAGCTCCGCGCCCACGTGAAGGACCGGCTCGCCGGCTACAAGGTGCCGCGCGACGTCGTCCTCCTCGACGCGCTGCCCCGCAACGCCTCGGGCAAGATCATGGTCCGTGAGCTGCCGGGGGTGGCGTCGTGA
- a CDS encoding DoxX family protein has translation MALSRLIARPLLASYFLANGAQDLREAPALAAQAAPVTETLAPALDNATPESVSVPRDPVLWVRASGAVQVVAGLALATGHFPRLSAALLGGTLVPSTAARYRFWEATDKEQRREQLTHFVKNTALAGGLLIAALDTAGKPGVAWRARHATHDARREAALVGARVRARVS, from the coding sequence ATGGCTCTGAGCAGACTGATCGCCCGACCGCTGCTGGCGTCGTACTTCCTCGCCAACGGTGCCCAGGACCTGCGCGAGGCTCCCGCGCTGGCTGCACAGGCGGCACCCGTGACCGAGACGCTCGCGCCGGCGCTGGACAACGCGACCCCGGAGAGCGTCTCCGTGCCGCGCGACCCCGTGCTGTGGGTGCGGGCCAGCGGCGCGGTGCAGGTCGTCGCCGGCCTGGCACTCGCGACCGGCCACTTCCCGCGGCTCTCCGCCGCGCTGCTCGGCGGGACCCTGGTGCCGTCGACCGCTGCGCGGTACCGGTTCTGGGAGGCCACCGACAAGGAGCAGCGCCGCGAGCAGCTGACCCACTTCGTGAAGAACACCGCCCTCGCCGGAGGCCTGCTCATCGCGGCGCTCGACACCGCCGGCAAGCCGGGGGTCGCCTGGCGGGCCCGGCACGCCACCCACGACGCTCGGCGCGAGGCCGCGCTGGTGGGCGCCCGGGTGAGGGCGCGGGTCTCCTAG
- a CDS encoding lysophospholipid acyltransferase family protein gives MSALAGRDPAYVAKALPLLKLAMRAYFRSSVSGMEKVPDGGALIVGNHSGGLTPMDVPIIAVAFADAFGAERPLYCLAHDMLFTGAAGPVMRRFGFVNATREAAHEILTSGGVTIVFPGGDHDTFRPTLQSRVVDFNGRTGYLRTALRAGVPIVPVVSIGGQESQLFLTRGEWIGKRSPLRKVMRTDLFPIGFGFPFGLFPAPLNLPLPTKITTRVLDPIDVEAEFGPDPDLAEVDRVVRGRMEDALAEMARKRRFPVLG, from the coding sequence GTGAGCGCGCTCGCGGGCCGCGACCCGGCGTACGTCGCCAAGGCACTGCCGCTGCTCAAGCTGGCGATGCGGGCCTACTTCCGCTCCAGCGTGAGCGGCATGGAGAAGGTTCCCGACGGTGGCGCTCTCATCGTCGGCAACCACTCCGGCGGCCTGACGCCGATGGACGTGCCGATCATCGCCGTCGCCTTCGCCGACGCGTTCGGCGCCGAGCGGCCGCTGTACTGCCTGGCCCACGACATGCTCTTCACGGGTGCGGCCGGTCCGGTGATGCGGAGGTTCGGGTTCGTCAACGCGACCCGCGAGGCGGCTCACGAGATCCTCACCAGCGGCGGCGTCACCATCGTCTTCCCGGGCGGCGACCACGACACGTTCCGCCCCACGCTGCAGTCGAGGGTCGTCGACTTCAACGGGCGCACCGGCTACCTCCGCACGGCCCTTCGGGCCGGCGTACCCATCGTCCCGGTCGTCTCGATCGGCGGCCAGGAGTCGCAGCTGTTCCTGACCCGAGGCGAGTGGATCGGCAAGCGCTCGCCGCTGCGCAAGGTGATGCGCACGGACCTGTTCCCGATCGGCTTCGGCTTCCCCTTCGGGCTGTTCCCGGCGCCCCTCAACCTGCCGCTGCCGACCAAGATCACCACCCGGGTGCTCGATCCGATCGACGTCGAGGCGGAGTTCGGGCCCGATCCCGACCTCGCCGAGGTCGACCGCGTCGTCCGCGGCCGGATGGAGGACGCGCTGGCCGAGATGGCGCGCAAGCGGCGCTTCCCGGTGCTGGGGTGA
- the aroA gene encoding 3-phosphoshikimate 1-carboxyvinyltransferase encodes MTTPATHADPWPAPTTTGPLDATVTLPGSKSLTNRALVLAALADGPSVVRRALRSRDTLLMAQALTSLGARVDTSGDDWTVTPLDGAVAGDRASVDCGLAGTVMRFVPPAAGLVRGEVAFDGDEHMRKRPVGEILAALRGLGMAIDDTDGALPFTVHGAGTVPGGTVVIDASASSQFVSALLLAGARFEAGIDVRHDGKPIPSLPHIEMTIAMLRDRGVAVDDGDANRWAVAPGPIAAHDEAIEPDLSNAAPFLALAAVSGGSVLVRDWPSATTQPGDTLRDLLARMGCTVERESDGLRVTGPADGWRGLQGLDADLHDVGELTPAIAALCALAQTPSHLTGIAHIRGHETDRLAALAHELGALGADVVEHADGLTLRPAALTGGVFHTYADHRMAHAGVIVGAAVPGVLVENVATTSKTFPDFAGFWSGLF; translated from the coding sequence ATGACGACTCCCGCCACGCACGCCGACCCCTGGCCCGCGCCCACCACCACCGGGCCCCTCGACGCGACGGTGACGCTGCCGGGCAGCAAGTCGCTCACCAACCGGGCGCTCGTGCTCGCGGCGCTGGCGGACGGGCCGTCCGTCGTACGCCGGGCGCTGCGCTCGCGCGACACCCTGCTGATGGCGCAGGCGCTGACCTCACTGGGTGCCCGTGTCGACACCTCGGGCGACGACTGGACCGTGACCCCGCTCGACGGTGCCGTCGCCGGCGACCGGGCGTCGGTGGACTGTGGGCTGGCCGGGACCGTCATGAGGTTCGTGCCGCCCGCGGCCGGGCTGGTGCGCGGGGAGGTCGCCTTCGACGGCGACGAGCACATGCGCAAGCGGCCGGTCGGCGAGATCCTCGCTGCCCTGCGTGGGCTCGGGATGGCGATCGACGACACCGACGGCGCGCTGCCGTTCACGGTGCACGGCGCGGGAACAGTGCCGGGCGGGACCGTCGTGATCGACGCGTCGGCGTCCTCGCAGTTCGTCTCGGCTCTGCTGCTCGCGGGCGCGCGGTTCGAGGCGGGAATCGACGTGCGTCACGACGGCAAGCCGATCCCCTCGCTCCCCCACATCGAGATGACGATCGCGATGCTGCGCGACCGCGGTGTCGCGGTCGACGACGGCGACGCGAACCGGTGGGCGGTCGCCCCCGGCCCGATCGCGGCCCACGACGAGGCGATCGAGCCCGACCTCTCCAACGCCGCGCCGTTCCTGGCGCTGGCGGCCGTGTCCGGCGGCTCGGTGCTGGTGCGCGACTGGCCGAGCGCCACCACCCAACCGGGCGACACGCTGCGCGACCTGCTGGCGCGGATGGGCTGCACGGTCGAGCGGGAGTCCGACGGGCTGCGGGTGACGGGACCCGCCGACGGCTGGCGCGGGCTGCAGGGACTGGACGCCGACCTGCACGACGTCGGGGAGCTCACGCCCGCGATCGCCGCGCTCTGCGCGCTCGCTCAGACGCCCTCGCACCTGACCGGCATCGCCCACATCCGTGGCCACGAGACCGACCGGCTGGCCGCGCTGGCGCACGAGCTGGGTGCGCTCGGCGCCGACGTCGTCGAGCACGCCGACGGGCTGACCCTGCGCCCGGCGGCGCTGACGGGCGGCGTGTTCCACACCTACGCCGACCACCGGATGGCCCACGCCGGCGTGATCGTCGGCGCCGCGGTCCCCGGCGTCCTCGTCGAGAACGTCGCGACCACCAGCAAGACCTTCCCCGACTTCGCCGGCTTCTGGTCCGGGCTGTTCTGA
- a CDS encoding SOS response-associated peptidase, whose protein sequence is MCGRYASSRSPEDLAEEFEVLDPRLERAIPPSWNVAPTDEVYAVMERASRDAEGHRTDEPTRQLRALRWGLVPSWAKDAGIGSRMINARMETVAEKPAFRKAFAARRCIVPADGYFEWYETQHSSTTAKGKTRRPAKQPFFITSGDGTSLAMAGLYEIWRDPSKAEDADDRFRWTCTILTTEATDDLGRIHDRMPLLVEPERRHEWLDPRTPAGDLPGLLQSLRPAQQTGLTAYPVSTAVGNVANNGPELVEPIPFADDQGEPDDGQGTLL, encoded by the coding sequence ATGTGCGGCCGCTACGCCTCCAGCCGGAGCCCGGAGGACCTCGCGGAGGAGTTCGAGGTGCTCGACCCGCGTCTCGAGCGGGCGATCCCACCCTCCTGGAACGTCGCTCCGACCGACGAGGTGTACGCCGTGATGGAGCGCGCCTCCCGGGACGCCGAGGGCCACCGGACCGACGAGCCGACCCGCCAGCTGCGCGCGCTGCGCTGGGGCCTGGTCCCGTCGTGGGCCAAGGACGCCGGCATCGGCAGCCGGATGATCAACGCCCGGATGGAGACGGTCGCCGAGAAGCCCGCCTTCCGCAAGGCGTTCGCCGCCCGCCGTTGCATCGTGCCGGCCGACGGCTACTTCGAGTGGTACGAGACGCAGCACTCATCGACGACCGCGAAGGGGAAGACCCGTCGACCTGCGAAACAGCCCTTCTTCATCACCTCCGGCGACGGCACGAGCCTGGCGATGGCCGGCCTCTACGAGATCTGGCGTGACCCGTCGAAGGCCGAGGACGCCGACGACCGGTTCCGCTGGACCTGCACGATCCTGACCACCGAGGCCACCGACGACCTCGGCCGGATCCACGACCGGATGCCGCTGCTCGTCGAGCCCGAGCGGCGCCACGAGTGGCTCGACCCGCGCACACCGGCGGGCGACCTGCCCGGACTGCTTCAGTCGCTGCGGCCGGCCCAGCAGACCGGCCTGACGGCGTACCCCGTCTCGACGGCGGTCGGCAACGTCGCCAACAACGGCCCCGAGCTGGTCGAGCCGATCCCGTTCGCCGATGACCAGGGCGAGCCCGACGACGGACAGGGCACCCTGCTGTGA